In Streptomyces sp. NBC_00306, a single genomic region encodes these proteins:
- a CDS encoding Maf family protein, which yields MTVQAPRLVLASASPARLNLLRQAGLAPEVIVSGVDEDALSAPTPAELALVLAEAKAAVVAARPEAAGALVIGCDSVLELGGEALGKPVDEEEATARWKAMRGRSGVLQTGHCVTDTTTGRIASATASTTVRFGEPTDAEVAAYVASGEPLHVAGAFTLDGRSAPFIEGIEGDHSNVIGLSLPLLRGLLAELGYSITDLWV from the coding sequence ATGACCGTCCAAGCCCCCCGCCTTGTTCTGGCCTCCGCCTCCCCCGCCCGGCTGAATCTGCTGCGCCAGGCCGGGCTCGCGCCCGAGGTGATCGTCAGCGGTGTCGACGAGGACGCCCTGAGCGCCCCGACCCCCGCCGAACTCGCCCTCGTACTCGCCGAGGCCAAGGCGGCCGTCGTCGCCGCTCGCCCCGAAGCCGCCGGTGCCCTGGTCATCGGCTGCGACTCGGTCCTGGAACTCGGCGGCGAGGCCCTCGGCAAACCCGTCGACGAGGAAGAGGCCACGGCCCGCTGGAAGGCGATGCGCGGACGCTCGGGCGTGCTGCAGACCGGTCATTGCGTCACCGACACCACGACGGGCCGGATCGCGTCGGCCACCGCGTCGACCACGGTCCGCTTCGGTGAACCGACGGACGCCGAGGTCGCCGCGTACGTGGCGAGCGGCGAACCCCTGCACGTGGCGGGCGCCTTCACCCTCGACGGCCGCTCGGCGCCGTTCATCGAGGGGATCGAGGGCGACCACAGCAACGTCATCGGCCTGTCCCTGCCACTGCTGCGCGGGCTGCTGGCCGAACTGGGCTACTCGATCACGGACCTGTGGGTCTGA
- the mmpB gene encoding morphogenic membrane protein MmpB has product MLWSDPKNEPPEELRQTQAMMRRVGLVLALAMVLAMFVVGLH; this is encoded by the coding sequence ATGCTGTGGTCCGACCCGAAGAACGAACCCCCCGAGGAACTGCGCCAGACCCAGGCGATGATGCGCCGCGTCGGCCTGGTGCTGGCGTTGGCCATGGTGCTTGCGATGTTTGTGGTCGGCCTGCACTGA
- a CDS encoding SGNH/GDSL hydrolase family protein — MHRYLHRAVTPLAAVAAGLGLVAGTDARAAAPTRDDTGHPHWTAAWAASPQAPSTGFTPNWSQEGFSRQTVRQVVRVTEGGDRIRIRLSNAYGTSPLHLTGATVARAGAGAAVRPGSVRALTFGGSRSVSVPAHGELRSDAARLPLTSLEPVTVTLYFAGTTGPATFHAQGWTDTYRAAGDRRADTSGARFTEVTQSWYYLSGVEVAGNARPAHGGGIVLFGDSITDGFGSTPGADRRWSDALAERVGRPVLNAGIGGNLVLNDSAWYGERATARFRRDALDQPGVSTVVLLQGLNDIGFSEAEDQPTYKPAPVVPAAELIAGYRELIRQAHARGVEVVGATLLPLKGSDHWGPHSARVSDEVNHWIRTSGEFDAVVDLDRALADPADPDRLAPAYDHGDALHPNDAGYLRMAAEAAGVLSRSR; from the coding sequence ATGCACCGGTATCTGCACCGTGCCGTCACCCCGCTCGCCGCCGTCGCCGCGGGCCTCGGCCTCGTCGCCGGCACGGACGCACGGGCCGCGGCGCCCACACGCGACGACACCGGTCACCCTCACTGGACGGCGGCCTGGGCCGCCTCGCCGCAGGCCCCCAGCACCGGCTTCACACCGAACTGGTCCCAGGAGGGCTTCTCCCGGCAGACCGTCCGCCAGGTCGTCCGGGTCACGGAGGGCGGCGACCGGATCAGAATCCGGCTGTCCAACGCGTACGGCACCTCCCCGCTGCACCTCACGGGTGCCACCGTCGCCCGTGCCGGCGCGGGCGCGGCGGTGCGTCCCGGCTCCGTGCGTGCCCTCACCTTCGGCGGCAGCCGCTCGGTGTCGGTTCCCGCGCACGGCGAACTGCGCAGCGACGCGGCCCGGTTGCCGCTGACGTCGCTGGAGCCGGTGACCGTGACGCTGTACTTCGCCGGCACCACCGGGCCCGCGACCTTCCACGCCCAGGGCTGGACCGACACCTACCGCGCCGCCGGGGACCGCCGCGCGGACACCTCGGGCGCACGCTTCACCGAGGTCACGCAGTCCTGGTACTACCTCTCCGGCGTCGAGGTGGCGGGCAACGCGCGGCCCGCCCACGGCGGCGGCATCGTGCTCTTCGGCGACTCCATCACCGACGGCTTCGGGTCCACGCCGGGCGCCGACCGGCGCTGGTCCGACGCCCTCGCCGAACGCGTCGGCCGGCCCGTCCTCAACGCGGGTATCGGCGGCAATCTCGTCCTCAACGACTCCGCCTGGTACGGCGAGCGGGCCACCGCGCGCTTCCGCCGGGACGCCCTCGACCAGCCCGGCGTCTCCACCGTCGTCCTGCTCCAGGGCCTCAACGACATCGGCTTCAGCGAGGCGGAGGACCAGCCCACGTACAAGCCCGCCCCGGTCGTGCCGGCGGCCGAGCTGATCGCCGGGTATCGCGAGCTGATACGGCAGGCCCACGCCCGCGGGGTGGAGGTCGTGGGCGCGACGCTGCTGCCGCTGAAGGGCTCCGACCACTGGGGGCCGCACTCGGCCCGGGTCAGCGACGAGGTCAACCACTGGATCCGTACGTCGGGGGAGTTCGACGCCGTCGTCGATCTCGACCGGGCGCTGGCCGATCCGGCGGACCCGGACCGGCTCGCCCCTGCCTACGACCACGGGGACGCGCTGCACCCCAACGACGCCGGCTACCTCCGCATGGCGGCGGAGGCAGCCGGGGTGCTGTCACGGTCCCGGTGA
- a CDS encoding acyl-CoA carboxylase epsilon subunit, whose protein sequence is MIKVVRGNPTPEELAAALAVVQARAAATASAPEGAVAPAEQWSDPARIARSRRPLPGPRAWARTFWPV, encoded by the coding sequence ATGATCAAGGTCGTACGAGGAAACCCGACCCCCGAGGAACTGGCCGCCGCCCTGGCGGTGGTCCAGGCCCGCGCCGCGGCGACGGCCTCCGCGCCGGAGGGTGCCGTGGCGCCGGCCGAGCAGTGGTCGGACCCGGCGAGGATCGCCCGCAGTCGCCGTCCGCTGCCCGGCCCGCGGGCGTGGGCCCGCACCTTCTGGCCGGTCTGA
- a CDS encoding acyl-CoA carboxylase subunit beta has translation MSEPEQIASSSSPSSHTTAGKIADLQRRIEEATHAGSARAVEKQHAKGKLTARERVDLLLDEDSFVEFDEFARHRSTSFGLEETRPYGDGVVTGYGTVDGRPVAVFSQDFTVFGGALGEVYGQKIIKVMDFALKTGCPVIGINDSGGARIQEGVSALGMYGEIFRRNTHASGVIPQISLVVGPCAGGAVYSPAITDFTVMVDQTSHMFITGPDVIKTVTGEDVGFEALGGARTHNSTSGVAHHMAGDEKDAIEYVKSLLSYLPSNNLSEPPAFPEEADLATNDEDRELDTLIPDSANQPYDMHTVIEHVLDEGEFLETQAMFAPNILTGFGRVEGFPVGIVANQPMQFAGCLDINASEKAARFVRTCDAFNVPVLTFVDVPGFLPGVDQEYGGIIRRGAKLIYAYAEATVPLITVITRKAFGGAYDVMGSKHLGADLNLAWPTAQIAVMGAQGAVNILHRRTIAAAGDESAQEATRARLIEEYEDALLNPYTAAERGYIDAVVMPSDTRSQIVKGLRQLRTKRENLPPKKHGNIPL, from the coding sequence ATGTCCGAGCCGGAACAGATCGCCAGCTCCAGCAGTCCCAGCAGCCACACCACCGCGGGCAAGATCGCGGATCTGCAGCGCCGCATCGAGGAGGCGACGCATGCCGGCTCCGCCCGCGCGGTGGAAAAGCAGCACGCCAAGGGCAAGTTGACGGCCCGCGAGCGGGTCGATCTGCTGCTGGACGAGGATTCGTTCGTGGAGTTCGACGAGTTCGCGCGGCACCGCTCCACCAGTTTCGGCCTGGAGGAGACCCGTCCGTACGGTGACGGAGTCGTCACCGGATACGGCACGGTCGACGGCCGCCCGGTCGCCGTGTTCTCGCAGGACTTCACCGTCTTCGGCGGTGCGCTCGGCGAGGTCTACGGCCAGAAGATCATCAAGGTCATGGACTTCGCCCTGAAGACCGGCTGCCCGGTCATCGGGATCAACGACTCCGGCGGCGCCCGTATCCAGGAGGGCGTCAGCGCGCTCGGCATGTACGGCGAGATCTTCCGCCGCAACACCCATGCCTCCGGCGTGATCCCGCAGATCTCGCTGGTCGTCGGACCGTGCGCGGGCGGTGCGGTGTACTCCCCCGCGATCACCGACTTCACGGTGATGGTCGACCAGACCTCGCACATGTTCATCACGGGCCCGGACGTCATCAAGACCGTGACCGGTGAGGACGTCGGCTTCGAGGCGCTCGGCGGCGCCCGTACGCACAACAGCACCTCCGGCGTCGCCCATCACATGGCGGGCGACGAGAAGGACGCCATCGAGTACGTCAAGTCCCTGCTGTCGTACCTGCCGTCCAACAACCTCTCCGAGCCGCCGGCCTTCCCCGAGGAGGCCGACCTCGCGACGAACGACGAGGACCGCGAGCTCGACACGCTGATCCCGGACTCGGCGAACCAGCCGTACGACATGCACACCGTCATCGAACACGTGCTGGACGAGGGCGAGTTCCTGGAGACCCAGGCGATGTTCGCGCCGAACATCCTCACCGGGTTCGGCCGGGTCGAGGGCTTCCCGGTGGGCATCGTGGCGAACCAGCCGATGCAGTTCGCCGGCTGCCTCGACATCAACGCCTCCGAGAAGGCCGCACGCTTCGTGCGCACCTGCGACGCGTTCAATGTGCCGGTGCTGACCTTCGTCGACGTCCCCGGCTTCCTGCCCGGTGTCGACCAGGAGTACGGCGGCATCATCCGCCGCGGCGCCAAGCTGATCTACGCGTACGCGGAGGCCACCGTCCCGCTGATCACGGTGATCACGCGGAAGGCGTTCGGCGGCGCGTACGACGTCATGGGTTCCAAGCACCTGGGCGCCGACCTGAACCTCGCCTGGCCGACCGCGCAGATCGCGGTGATGGGCGCGCAGGGCGCGGTGAACATCCTGCACCGCCGCACCATCGCGGCCGCCGGCGACGAGTCGGCCCAGGAGGCCACGCGCGCCCGGCTGATCGAGGAGTACGAGGACGCGCTGCTCAACCCGTACACGGCGGCCGAGCGCGGCTATATCGACGCCGTGGTCATGCCGTCGGACACCCGGTCGCAGATCGTGAAGGGACTGCGTCAACTGCGCACCAAGCGGGAGAACCTCCCGCCGAAGAAGCACGGCAACATCCCCCTCTAG
- a CDS encoding biotin--[acetyl-CoA-carboxylase] ligase has translation MTFENAPGSRWSDLDRPPLNASALRRALLQPGGLWTSFDIVPATGSTNSDLAAKAGSLEEGAVLVAEEQTAGRGRLDRSWTAPARSGLFLSVLLRPGPQVPVEHYGWLPLLTGVAVATGLSRAAGVDMSLKWPNDLLVTVGGEERKTGGILAERAGDGGVVIGMGINVTLREDELPVPSAGSLALANAVSTDRDPLLRAVLRSLEQWYGKWREAGGDAGLSGVQEAYAAGCATLGRRVRAELPGDRSVTGEAIALDGAGRLVLATGDGTRETVGAGDIVHLRPAG, from the coding sequence ATGACGTTTGAGAATGCGCCCGGGAGCCGCTGGTCCGACCTGGACCGGCCGCCGCTGAACGCCTCCGCGCTGCGCCGCGCCCTGCTGCAGCCGGGCGGGCTGTGGACCTCGTTCGACATCGTGCCCGCCACCGGGTCGACCAACTCCGATCTCGCGGCGAAAGCGGGCTCCCTGGAGGAAGGGGCCGTACTCGTCGCCGAGGAGCAGACCGCCGGGCGGGGCCGTCTGGACCGCAGCTGGACCGCGCCCGCCCGCTCGGGGCTCTTCCTGTCCGTGCTGCTGCGCCCCGGCCCTCAGGTGCCCGTGGAGCACTACGGATGGCTCCCGCTGCTCACCGGAGTCGCCGTCGCGACGGGGCTCAGCCGGGCCGCGGGGGTGGACATGTCCCTCAAGTGGCCCAACGACCTCCTGGTGACTGTGGGTGGCGAGGAACGCAAGACCGGCGGGATCCTCGCGGAGCGTGCGGGGGACGGCGGCGTGGTGATCGGCATGGGTATCAATGTCACGCTCCGTGAGGACGAGCTGCCCGTGCCGTCGGCGGGCTCCCTCGCGCTGGCGAACGCCGTCTCCACCGACCGCGACCCGCTGCTGCGGGCCGTCCTGCGCTCCCTGGAGCAGTGGTACGGCAAGTGGCGCGAGGCGGGCGGCGACGCGGGACTCTCGGGGGTGCAGGAGGCGTACGCGGCGGGCTGCGCGACGCTGGGCCGCAGGGTCCGTGCCGAGCTGCCCGGAGACCGGTCGGTGACCGGCGAGGCCATCGCCCTGGACGGCGCCGGACGGCTTGTTCTGGCCACGGGCGACGGCACCCGGGAGACGGTCGGTGCGGGCGACATCGTGCACCTGCGGCCGGCCGGCTGA
- a CDS encoding adenylate/guanylate cyclase domain-containing protein gives MHPTPHHAVDHTVEPTDDPLAIRLEQLILGAERRYTPFQAARTAGVSMELASRFWRAMGFADIGQAKALTEADVLALRRLAGLVEAGLLSEPMAVQVARSTGQTTARLAEWQIDSFLEGLTEPPEPGMTRTEVTYPLVELLLPELEEFLIYVWRRQLAAATGRVVQAADDEEMVDRRLAVGFADLVGFTRLTRRLEEEELGELVEAFETTSADLVAAHGGRLIKTLGDEVLYAADEAGTAAEIALRLIETMTHDESMPALRVGIAFGTVTTRMGDVFGTTVNLASRLTSIAPKDAVLVDGAFAEELVRTGEAPASEAEAAEEATKAEKEGREPPSYRFALQPMWQRPVRGLGVVEPWLLSRRPQ, from the coding sequence GTGCATCCCACGCCTCACCACGCCGTCGACCACACGGTCGAGCCGACCGACGACCCCCTCGCCATCCGGCTGGAACAGCTGATCCTCGGCGCCGAACGGCGCTACACCCCTTTCCAGGCGGCGCGTACCGCGGGCGTCTCGATGGAGCTCGCCTCCCGTTTCTGGCGGGCCATGGGGTTCGCGGACATCGGCCAGGCCAAGGCGCTCACCGAGGCGGACGTCCTCGCGTTGCGCCGGCTCGCCGGTCTCGTCGAGGCCGGCCTGCTGAGCGAGCCCATGGCGGTCCAGGTGGCCCGTTCCACCGGCCAGACCACCGCCCGGCTGGCCGAATGGCAGATCGATTCCTTTCTGGAGGGTCTCACCGAGCCTCCCGAGCCCGGGATGACACGGACGGAAGTCACGTATCCCCTGGTGGAGCTGCTCCTGCCGGAGCTGGAGGAGTTCCTGATCTACGTCTGGCGACGACAGCTGGCCGCGGCCACCGGACGGGTCGTCCAGGCCGCGGACGACGAGGAGATGGTCGACCGCAGGCTCGCGGTCGGCTTCGCGGACCTCGTCGGCTTCACCCGGCTGACGCGACGGCTGGAGGAAGAGGAACTGGGCGAGCTGGTCGAGGCGTTCGAGACCACGTCCGCCGACCTGGTGGCCGCCCACGGCGGCCGGCTGATCAAGACGCTGGGTGACGAGGTCCTCTACGCGGCCGATGAAGCCGGCACGGCCGCGGAGATCGCCCTGCGGCTCATCGAGACGATGACCCACGACGAGTCGATGCCGGCGCTGCGCGTCGGCATCGCTTTCGGCACGGTCACCACGCGGATGGGCGATGTCTTCGGCACCACGGTCAATCTGGCGAGCCGGCTCACGTCGATAGCGCCGAAGGACGCCGTACTGGTGGACGGGGCGTTCGCCGAGGAGCTGGTGCGGACCGGCGAGGCGCCGGCGTCGGAGGCCGAGGCCGCGGAGGAGGCGACGAAGGCCGAGAAGGAGGGCCGGGAGCCGCCCTCGTACCGTTTCGCGCTCCAGCCGATGTGGCAGCGGCCGGTCCGCGGTCTGGGCGTCGTCGAGCCCTGGCTGCTCTCCCGTCGCCCGCAGTGA
- a CDS encoding enoyl-CoA hydratase/isomerase family protein: MSESEQRFGEFVLVRTHQHVAELVLDRPKAMNAVSTEMARSLAAACDALAADRDVRVTVVTSSNDRAFCVGADLKERNSFSDAELVRQRPTARAAYTGVLELPMPTVAAVHGYALGGGFELALACDLIVADATAVVGLPEVSVGVIPGGGGTQLLPRRVGAARAAELVFSARRVEAAEARELGLVDQLAEDARTEALALAARIAANSPVGLRAAKRALRLGQGLDLRAGLEVEDAAWRSVAFSGDRAEGVAAFNEKRKPQWPGE, encoded by the coding sequence ATGTCCGAGTCCGAGCAGCGGTTCGGAGAATTCGTCCTCGTCCGCACGCACCAGCACGTCGCCGAGCTCGTCCTCGACCGCCCCAAGGCGATGAACGCCGTCTCCACCGAGATGGCGCGTTCGCTCGCCGCCGCCTGTGACGCCCTCGCCGCCGACCGGGACGTCCGCGTCACCGTCGTCACCTCCTCGAACGACCGCGCCTTCTGCGTCGGCGCCGACCTCAAGGAGCGCAACTCCTTCTCGGACGCCGAGCTGGTCCGGCAGCGGCCCACCGCCCGTGCCGCCTACACGGGAGTGCTGGAACTGCCGATGCCCACGGTCGCCGCGGTGCACGGCTACGCGCTCGGCGGAGGCTTCGAGCTGGCTCTGGCCTGCGATCTGATCGTGGCCGACGCGACCGCGGTCGTGGGCCTGCCCGAGGTGTCCGTGGGCGTCATCCCCGGCGGCGGCGGTACGCAGCTGCTGCCGCGCCGGGTGGGGGCCGCCCGCGCAGCCGAGCTGGTGTTCTCGGCGCGGCGTGTAGAGGCGGCGGAGGCCCGGGAGTTGGGCCTCGTCGACCAGCTCGCGGAGGACGCCCGCACCGAGGCGCTCGCCCTCGCCGCCCGGATCGCCGCGAACTCGCCGGTGGGACTGCGCGCCGCCAAGCGGGCCCTGCGTCTCGGGCAGGGGCTCGATCTGCGCGCCGGGCTGGAGGTCGAGGACGCGGCCTGGCGCTCGGTCGCCTTCTCCGGGGACCGGGCCGAGGGCGTCGCCGCCTTCAACGAGAAGCGGAAGCCGCAGTGGCCCGGCGAGTGA
- a CDS encoding GGDEF domain-containing protein, which translates to MAEDRRLRAVVALAQAMAAAHTPRESWRAAALGACSALAGSFAALSVWERELGRLKVLVNAGERAVGEEEFPESETYPVNRFPEITEFLHEQWAGGGEPDAWVETVDGPATPEHGYCHQRVAALRRRRRGCCVVAPIVLHGRAWGELYVARPLGAAVFDRHDADFATVLASVIAAGIAQTERLEEVRRLAFTDPLTGLANRRAVDTRLDEALERHREDESVVSLVVCDLNGLKRVNDTHGHAVGDRLLERFGSVLSLCGAMLPGALAARLGGDEFCLVTVGPSADEVVRVADELCVRAAELELGEGVACGVASTGDPIGHVRSGRRLFRLADAAQYRAKAARSPKPVVAGRDGTVLRLADAPPRSHQDRRRFRGVRPEEVEEPWSEP; encoded by the coding sequence ATGGCTGAGGATCGGCGGTTGCGAGCCGTGGTGGCGCTGGCGCAGGCGATGGCTGCCGCGCACACCCCGCGCGAGTCGTGGCGTGCGGCGGCGCTGGGCGCGTGTTCCGCGCTGGCGGGCTCCTTCGCGGCGCTGTCCGTGTGGGAGCGGGAGCTCGGGCGGCTCAAGGTGCTCGTGAACGCGGGTGAACGGGCCGTCGGCGAGGAGGAGTTCCCCGAGTCGGAGACCTATCCCGTCAACCGCTTCCCCGAGATCACGGAGTTCCTGCACGAGCAGTGGGCGGGCGGCGGTGAGCCGGACGCCTGGGTGGAGACCGTGGACGGCCCGGCGACGCCGGAGCACGGCTACTGCCATCAGAGGGTGGCGGCCCTGCGCCGGCGCCGCCGCGGCTGCTGTGTCGTGGCGCCGATAGTGCTGCACGGCCGGGCCTGGGGCGAGCTCTATGTCGCCCGTCCGCTCGGCGCCGCCGTCTTCGACCGCCACGACGCCGACTTCGCGACCGTCCTCGCCTCCGTGATCGCCGCAGGGATCGCCCAGACCGAGCGGCTCGAAGAGGTCCGCCGCCTCGCCTTCACCGACCCGCTGACCGGTCTCGCCAACCGCCGTGCCGTCGACACCCGCCTCGACGAGGCGCTGGAGCGCCACCGCGAGGACGAATCCGTCGTCAGCCTGGTGGTCTGCGACCTGAACGGCCTGAAGCGGGTCAACGACACGCACGGCCACGCGGTCGGCGACCGGCTGCTGGAGAGATTCGGCTCGGTCCTGTCGCTGTGCGGCGCCATGCTGCCCGGGGCGCTCGCGGCCCGGCTCGGCGGCGACGAGTTCTGCCTCGTCACGGTCGGCCCCTCGGCCGACGAGGTGGTCCGCGTGGCCGACGAACTCTGCGTCCGTGCGGCCGAGTTGGAGCTCGGCGAAGGGGTGGCGTGCGGGGTCGCGTCGACGGGTGACCCGATCGGGCACGTCCGCTCGGGCCGTCGGCTGTTCCGGCTGGCGGACGCGGCCCAGTACCGGGCGAAGGCGGCCCGCTCGCCGAAGCCGGTCGTGGCGGGCCGCGACGGCACGGTGCTGCGCCTGGCGGACGCCCCGCCGCGCTCGCACCAGGACCGCCGCCGTTTCCGGGGGGTGCGGCCGGAGGAGGTCGAGGAGCCCTGGAGCGAGCCGTAG
- the hutH gene encoding histidine ammonia-lyase: MHTVVVGTSGTTADDVVAVARLGARIEISAEAQAALAAARAVVDTLAAKPEPVYGVSTGFGALASRHISHELRAQLQRNIVRSHAAGMGPRVEREVVRALMFLRLKTVCSGHTGVRPEVAQTMADVLNAGITPVVHEYGSLGCSGDLAPLSHCALTLMGEGDAEGPDGVVRPAGELLAEHGIAPVELREKEGLALLNGTDGMLGMLVMALADLQRLYTSADITAALSLEALLGTDKVLAPELHAIRPHPGQGVSAANMSAVLKGSGLVGHFQHDEAPRVQDAYSVRCAPQVAGAGRDTLAHARLVAERELASAVDNPVVLPDGRVESNGNFHGAPVAYVLDFLAIVAADLGSIAERRTDRLLDKNRSHGLPPFLADDAGVDSGLMIAQYTQAALVSEMKRLAVPASADSIPSSAMQEDHVSMGWSAARKLRTTVGNLNRIIAVELYAATRGIELRHGLTPAPASQAAIEALRAAGVQGPGPDRFLAPDLEAADVFVREGGLIAAVEPVTGPLA, encoded by the coding sequence ATGCATACCGTCGTGGTGGGGACGTCCGGTACCACCGCCGATGACGTCGTCGCCGTGGCCCGCCTGGGCGCCCGTATCGAGATCTCCGCCGAGGCGCAGGCCGCCCTCGCCGCCGCCCGCGCCGTCGTCGACACCCTGGCCGCCAAGCCCGAGCCCGTCTACGGGGTCTCCACCGGCTTCGGCGCACTCGCCAGCCGGCACATCAGCCACGAACTCCGCGCCCAGCTCCAGCGCAACATCGTGCGCTCGCACGCCGCCGGCATGGGCCCGCGCGTCGAGCGCGAGGTCGTCCGCGCGCTGATGTTCCTGCGCCTGAAGACCGTCTGCTCCGGGCACACCGGCGTACGCCCCGAGGTCGCCCAGACCATGGCGGACGTGCTGAACGCCGGGATCACGCCCGTCGTGCACGAATACGGCTCCCTCGGCTGCTCCGGCGACCTCGCACCGCTGTCCCACTGCGCCCTGACCCTCATGGGCGAGGGCGACGCGGAGGGCCCCGACGGCGTGGTGCGCCCCGCGGGCGAGCTGCTCGCCGAGCACGGCATCGCACCCGTCGAACTCCGCGAAAAGGAGGGCCTCGCCCTCCTGAACGGCACCGACGGCATGCTCGGCATGCTGGTCATGGCGCTCGCCGACCTCCAGCGCCTCTACACCTCGGCGGACATCACCGCCGCGCTCTCGCTGGAGGCGCTCCTCGGCACCGACAAGGTGCTCGCCCCCGAGCTGCACGCCATCCGCCCGCACCCGGGCCAGGGCGTCTCCGCCGCCAATATGAGCGCCGTGCTCAAGGGCTCCGGGCTCGTCGGCCACTTCCAGCACGACGAGGCGCCCCGGGTCCAGGACGCCTACTCCGTGCGCTGCGCGCCGCAGGTCGCGGGCGCCGGGCGGGACACGCTCGCGCACGCCCGCCTGGTCGCCGAACGCGAACTCGCCTCCGCCGTCGACAACCCGGTCGTCCTGCCCGACGGCCGCGTGGAGTCCAACGGCAACTTCCATGGCGCGCCCGTGGCCTACGTCCTCGACTTCCTCGCCATCGTCGCCGCGGACCTCGGCTCCATCGCCGAGCGCCGCACCGACCGGCTGCTCGACAAGAACCGCAGCCACGGGCTGCCGCCCTTCCTCGCCGACGACGCCGGTGTGGACTCGGGTCTGATGATCGCCCAGTACACCCAGGCCGCCCTGGTCAGCGAGATGAAGCGGCTCGCGGTCCCCGCGTCCGCCGACTCGATCCCGTCCTCCGCGATGCAGGAGGACCATGTGTCCATGGGCTGGTCGGCGGCGCGCAAGCTGCGCACCACGGTCGGCAATCTGAACCGGATCATCGCCGTCGAGCTCTACGCGGCCACCCGCGGTATCGAGCTGCGGCACGGTCTGACCCCCGCGCCCGCCTCGCAGGCCGCCATCGAGGCGCTGCGCGCGGCGGGTGTGCAGGGGCCCGGGCCGGATCGTTTCCTCGCCCCCGACCTGGAGGCGGCGGACGTCTTCGTCCGCGAGGGCGGGCTCATCGCCGCCGTGGAACCGGTGACGGGGCCGCTGGCCTGA
- a CDS encoding L,D-transpeptidase, translated as MEKRVMTDSKRRKALTVASAVLGGVLVLSACSGDGDKGGSAEGSKKSQAQVDEAAAKDASKARIAISPKNGATNAGINDDAKVTVSDGKLTQVTMTTADGAAVKGTLAPDGKSWKPDDQLERSTTYKISASAKDSEGLEAHENSSFTTVSPANSFIGNFTPEDGSTVGVGMPVSINFNKAITDKKAVQAGITVESSSGQEVVGHWFNGQRLDFRPDQYWQEGSTVTLKLNLDGVEGADGVFGVQQKTVTFKIGRNQVSTVDAATKTMTITQDGKTVKTIPISAGSTENPTYNGQMVISEKFKETRMNGATVGFTDDDGKGEYDIKNVPHAMRLSTSGTFIHGNYWGADSIFGSANTSHGCVGLNDVEGAGDPNQPAAWLYDNSIVGDVVIVKNSKDKTIKPDNGLNGWNMSWAEWQAGSAA; from the coding sequence ATGGAGAAGCGTGTGATGACGGACAGCAAGCGGCGCAAGGCCCTCACGGTCGCGTCCGCGGTGCTCGGCGGCGTTCTGGTGCTGTCGGCCTGTAGCGGCGACGGCGACAAGGGCGGCAGCGCCGAGGGCTCGAAGAAGTCGCAGGCCCAGGTCGACGAGGCGGCCGCGAAGGACGCCTCCAAGGCCCGAATAGCCATCTCCCCGAAGAACGGTGCGACGAACGCCGGCATCAACGACGACGCCAAGGTGACCGTCAGCGACGGCAAGCTGACGCAGGTCACGATGACCACCGCCGACGGCGCCGCCGTGAAGGGCACGCTCGCCCCCGACGGCAAGAGCTGGAAGCCGGACGATCAGCTCGAGCGCTCCACCACGTACAAGATCTCCGCCTCCGCCAAGGACTCCGAGGGCCTGGAGGCCCACGAGAACTCCTCCTTCACCACGGTCTCGCCCGCCAACAGCTTCATCGGCAACTTCACGCCGGAGGACGGTTCCACCGTCGGCGTCGGCATGCCGGTGTCGATCAACTTCAACAAGGCGATCACCGACAAGAAGGCCGTGCAGGCCGGTATCACCGTGGAGTCGAGCAGCGGCCAGGAGGTCGTCGGTCACTGGTTCAACGGCCAGCGTCTGGACTTCCGGCCGGACCAGTACTGGCAGGAGGGCTCGACCGTCACGCTGAAGCTGAACCTCGACGGTGTCGAGGGCGCCGACGGAGTCTTCGGTGTCCAGCAGAAGACGGTCACCTTCAAGATCGGCCGCAACCAGGTCTCCACCGTCGACGCCGCGACGAAGACGATGACGATCACGCAGGATGGCAAGACCGTCAAGACGATCCCGATCTCCGCCGGTTCGACCGAGAACCCCACGTACAACGGTCAGATGGTGATCTCCGAGAAGTTCAAGGAGACCCGGATGAACGGTGCGACCGTCGGCTTCACGGACGACGACGGCAAGGGCGAGTACGACATCAAGAACGTCCCGCACGCCATGCGGCTGTCCACGTCGGGCACCTTCATCCACGGCAACTACTGGGGCGCCGACTCGATCTTCGGCAGCGCCAACACCAGCCACGGCTGCGTCGGCCTGAACGACGTCGAGGGCGCGGGCGACCCCAACCAGCCCGCCGCGTGGCTGTACGACAACTCGATCGTCGGTGACGTCGTGATCGTCAAGAACTCGAAGGACAAGACGATCAAGCCGGACAACGGCCTCAACGGCTGGAACATGAGCTGGGCGGAGTGGCAGGCCGGCTCCGCGGCCTGA